The genomic window ATAATGATGTTGTAAGCAACATGCAAATTACTGAAACATTAGAGAAAGTGAGACAGTGACACATCTCAAACACCAAACTAAAAAGCACAATGTTACTTGTCTCCCTTGATAAACCCTGCGAATCTGTGCACGAGTTCATGAGCCTTTTCAGAATTAGGATCCCTCAAATGAAAAACATGACCTTCTCCCTTAGTCTCCACCACGTCCAGTACTTCTCCGTTCCAACGGCTCTTACCAAGCTTCTCCCAGTAACCCCAACCTTGCCTCACCAACGCGTCTTTCTCAGCCACCATTACCAAAACCTTACCACAACCCAACCCGGACAAATCCACCGACTCTGATTGCACCACGTTGATGAATGGATCATCTGATCCATCTTTGCTATTGGGACTAGCCAACGTCCAGACCGACTCGATCCACGTCCTTATTGCTACATCCGTCGTCTCCTTGTCGTCGACTGGGGTTTTTGACCAGAAATAAGGATGAACTAAGATGATTCCAGAGATTCCTGACTCGTTCAAAGACTCGGGACTGAGTTTATCTTTCGCAGCTTTCATCGTCATGTGATGCGTTATGTTCGCTCCGGCGCTATCTCCGGCGAGGAACACTTTGCTGAAGTCGGCGTGTTTGTTCAACCAATCTTCTGAGCCAGATCCGGCGATGTGGGAGAAAACCCATTTGAGAGCTGTCCAAGAATCATCGTAAGAAGTAGGAATCGGATGCTCCGGTGCACGTCGGTAATCCACGGAGACCGCTACACAGTCTGACGCTGAGACAGCCGCCGTGAGGAAAGTGTGGTAAGTCGGGGAGAAAGCGGTTTCAACGAGGAATCCTCCGCCGTGGAAGTAGACGAGGAGAGGGAGTTTTACAGAGGCTTCGGTCTCGGCGGTGGCGGCTTTCTCCGGGAGGTAAATGCGGAGGGAGAGGTTGTTGTCAGGAGAATAAACGACGTCCTTGGAAACGACTCCGTTTTGTGGGTTGGAAGAAGGTGGCACGGTGGTTTCACCC from Arabidopsis thaliana chromosome 3, partial sequence includes these protein-coding regions:
- the CXE13 gene encoding carboxyesterase 13 (carboxyesterase 13 (CXE13); FUNCTIONS IN: hydrolase activity; INVOLVED IN: metabolic process; LOCATED IN: cellular_component unknown; EXPRESSED IN: 6 plant structures; EXPRESSED DURING: F mature embryo stage, petal differentiation and expansion stage, E expanded cotyledon stage, D bilateral stage; CONTAINS InterPro DOMAIN/s: Lipase, GDXG, active site (InterPro:IPR002168), Alpha/beta hydrolase fold-3 (InterPro:IPR013094); BEST Arabidopsis thaliana protein match is: alpha/beta-Hydrolases superfamily protein (TAIR:AT3G48690.1); Has 10327 Blast hits to 10297 proteins in 1570 species: Archae - 114; Bacteria - 5663; Metazoa - 1261; Fungi - 886; Plants - 1402; Viruses - 3; Other Eukaryotes - 998 (source: NCBI BLink).), whose translation is MDSEIAADYSPMLIIYKSGRIERLVGETTVPPSSNPQNGVVSKDVVYSPDNNLSLRIYLPEKAATAETEASVKLPLLVYFHGGGFLVETAFSPTYHTFLTAAVSASDCVAVSVDYRRAPEHPIPTSYDDSWTALKWVFSHIAGSGSEDWLNKHADFSKVFLAGDSAGANITHHMTMKAAKDKLSPESLNESGISGIILVHPYFWSKTPVDDKETTDVAIRTWIESVWTLASPNSKDGSDDPFINVVQSESVDLSGLGCGKVLVMVAEKDALVRQGWGYWEKLGKSRWNGEVLDVVETKGEGHVFHLRDPNSEKAHELVHRFAGFIKGDK